The following are encoded together in the Hydractinia symbiolongicarpus strain clone_291-10 chromosome 14, HSymV2.1, whole genome shotgun sequence genome:
- the LOC130625171 gene encoding uncharacterized protein LOC130625171, which translates to MDAVLEQIVRSQVETYMMNTSKSTAGSYCNANNPDDGSSSSSSTTSSSSSKSYTPRKIKKVQVKWERYNPSREGYKIVKQKDGGGYRFIKVKVGTPLNFEELKYKALKLYFDQNDCNSYMEAESECMKSLCGPNGETLDEDEDLWAYIERKGLFLSKCWFVLSTKSVAYDHDNEYEEAGQETFNKQNDYVETFTENFCHAITEPKEISRRRICSVCHCSYIGNQCIICIQNNEYSASCIADSNLNLFGNLRKAIFKSIEKKKDSNFSWSFNSYGGNEPSNLNNASASSDVTDVVQHIAKIHRMTIKKDLMDLFITKQINVTDDIRYIWIDPRGQEENGAGSGVSRDIYSSFWNEVYNAYLYGEQERVPQVRHDLYKQEWRAIGMIILKGYVDTGYFSISLSRAFLCFCLFGEVPEELLISSFLKYLSSDESQLVTKAIGKNEGENVIHSDEFAEILEQFKCKTVVTESNVKTVIIELARQELVQKSHIIASSWEIAFSELKKKPEFSSMENIVKFYERLEPTTKKVVALFKNVHTSSSAEQDSFNYLKRYVRGLETIMLKKFRKFITGSDNMVVDTVEKIFTRPESNFSRRPVAHTCTPSLELPSTYNNYCELR; encoded by the exons atgGACGCCGTGCTGGAGCAAATTGTACGCAGCCAGGTAGAAACGTACATGATGAATACTTCAAAGTCAACAGCAGGTAGTTATTGTAATGCAAACAACCCCGATGACGGTTCTTCAAGTTCTTCGAGCACTA CCTCATCATCCTCTTCGAAAAGTTACACACCTCGAAAGATCAAAAAAGTACAAGTGAAATGGGAGCGATATAATCCATCGAGAGAAGGATACAAAATAGTAAAACAGAAAGATGGGGGTGGATATCGATTCATCAAGGTGAAAGTTGGAACACCATTGAATTTTGAAGAGCTTAAGTACAAAGCTTTGAAGTTGTATTTTGACCAAAATGACTGTAATAGTTACATGGAGGCAGAATCAGAGTGCATGAAGTCGTTATGTGGTCCAAATGGGGAAACAttagatgaagatgaagacCTTTGGGCATACATTGAAAGGAAAGGTCTATTTTTATCGAAGTGTTGGTTTGTTTTATCAACTAAATCTGTAGCATATGACCATGATAACGAGTATGAAGAAGCTGGTCAGGAAActtttaataaacaaaatgattacGTTGAAACTTTCACTGAGAACTTTTGCCATGCAATAACAGAACCAAAGGAAATTAGCAGGCGACGTATATGTTCTGTTTGTCATTGCAGCTATATCGGAAACCAATGTATTATTTGCATCCAAAATAATGAGTATAGTGCTTCTTGTATTGCAGATAGCAACTTGAACTTGTTTGGCAATTT AAGAAAGGCCATCTTTAAATCAATTGAGAAAAAGAAGGATTCAAACTTTAGCTGGAGCTTCAATAGCTATGGTGGGAACGAGCCTTCAAATTTGAATAATGCAAGCGCAAGTTCTGATGTTACAGACGTAGTACAGCACATTGCTAAAATACACCGCATGACGATAAAGAAAGATTTGATGGATTTATTTATTACTAAACAG ATCAATGTGACAGATGACATCCGATATATATGGATTGATCCTCGTGGCCAAGAAGAAAATGGTGCAGGGTCAGGTGTTTCTCGGGATATTTATTCTTCATTCTGGAATGAAGTATACAATGCATACTTGTATGGCGAGCAAGAAAGAGTGCCACAAGTTCGGCATGATTTGTACAAACAAGAGTGGCGTGCAATTGGCATGATCATTTTAAAGGGGTATGTTGACACTGGTTACttttcaatcagtttgagtcgagcatttttatgtttttgtttgttcggAGAAGTTCCAGAAGAGCTGCTGATATCTTCATTCCTGAAATACTTGTCATCAGATGAAAGTCAGTTGGTGACAAAAGCCATTGGTAAAAACGAAGGTGAGAATGTTATTCACAGTGATGAATTTGCTGAAATTTTGGAACAATTCAAATGTAAAACTGTAGTAACAGAATCAAATGTGAAAACAGTTATCATTGAATTAGCTCGCCAGGAACTTGTACAGAAAAGTCACATTATAGCCTCATCTTGGGAAATTGCCTTTTCAGAGCTTAAAAAGAAGCCAGAATTTTCATCCATGGAGAATATTGTGAAGTTTTACGAAAGATTGGAACCAACCACAAAAAAGGTTGTAGCCTTGTTCAAAAATGTCCATACGAGTAGCAGTGCTGAACAAGACTCATTCAATTATTTAAAGCGGTATGTGAGAGGTTTGGAAACCATTATGTTGAAAAAATTCAGGAAGTTCATAACAGGCTCAGATAACATGGTTGTTGATACAGTAGAAAAAATTTTCACGCGACCGGAATCGAATTTTAGTCGTAGACCAGTAGCCCACACATGCACACCAAGCTTAGAACTTCCTTCAACTTATAATAATTATTGCGAACTCCGGTAA